Proteins encoded by one window of Halomonas chromatireducens:
- a CDS encoding sigma-54 interaction domain-containing protein yields the protein MRRDSRSSSDVKRLLPGSLGEGLTLEAIRPLFPLFEHASTGAISVDAEARLTWINDSYCRLLGIEDPASAIGRPVAEVVPHTRMPEVVRSGRPILLDIMEFEEHQLVVMRLPLHDRESGAVSGAVAFIVFDDLEPLTPLIGKYRRLQQDLAVARRALAKRGARYDMGDFIGASPSVLEVKRRARLAAARATPVLLLGETGTGKEVLAQAIHGASPRGDLPFVAVNVAAVPENLLEAEFFGVVPGAFTGADRRPRQGKFQLADGGTLFLDEVGDMPQAVQAKLLRALQEGEVEPLGSNEVKRVDVRVIAATSCDLEAMVAEGRFRSDLYYRLNVLRIRVPPLRERLAIGCSWG from the coding sequence ATGCGTCGGGACAGCCGAAGTAGTAGCGACGTCAAGAGGCTCTTGCCCGGTTCGCTGGGAGAGGGCTTGACGCTGGAGGCTATCCGCCCGCTCTTTCCTCTCTTCGAGCATGCCAGCACCGGGGCCATCTCGGTGGACGCCGAGGCGCGGCTCACCTGGATCAACGACAGCTACTGCCGGCTGCTGGGCATCGAGGATCCTGCCAGCGCCATCGGCCGACCGGTCGCCGAGGTCGTCCCCCATACGCGGATGCCCGAGGTGGTACGTAGCGGTCGCCCTATCCTGCTCGACATCATGGAGTTCGAAGAGCACCAGCTGGTGGTAATGCGCCTGCCGCTGCACGACAGGGAGAGCGGTGCCGTCAGCGGTGCCGTGGCCTTTATCGTCTTCGATGACCTGGAGCCCCTCACTCCGCTGATCGGCAAGTATCGGCGCCTGCAACAAGACCTGGCAGTGGCTCGGCGCGCCCTGGCCAAGCGCGGCGCCCGCTACGACATGGGCGACTTCATCGGCGCCAGCCCGTCCGTGCTGGAGGTCAAGCGTCGTGCCCGGCTGGCCGCCGCCCGCGCCACGCCGGTCCTGCTCCTGGGCGAGACGGGCACCGGCAAGGAGGTGCTGGCCCAGGCCATCCATGGCGCCTCGCCACGCGGCGACCTCCCGTTCGTTGCCGTCAATGTGGCCGCCGTGCCCGAGAACCTGCTGGAAGCGGAGTTCTTCGGTGTCGTTCCGGGAGCCTTTACCGGCGCCGACCGCCGTCCACGCCAGGGAAAATTCCAGCTTGCCGATGGCGGCACTCTGTTCCTCGATGAAGTGGGGGACATGCCGCAGGCCGTACAGGCCAAGCTGCTGCGGGCCCTGCAGGAGGGCGAGGTGGAGCCCCTGGGCTCCAACGAGGTCAAGCGGGTGGATGTCCGCGTGATTGCCGCCACCAGCTGTGACCTGGAGGCCATGGTGGCAGAAGGTCGCTTCCGCTCCGACCTCTACTATCGGCTCAACGTGCTGCGCATTCGCGTGCCTCCGCTACGCGAGCGACTGGCGATCGGGTGCAGTTGGGGATGA
- a CDS encoding antibiotic biosynthesis monooxygenase family protein, translating into MIKIIIERRIMPGLEEEYEEAAREAIRWSLGARGFVGGETLMELGHSDRRLMITKWRDLRAWKEWYNSEERSRVMQRIWPLLTEDESIRIYEPSY; encoded by the coding sequence ATGATCAAGATCATTATCGAACGTCGCATCATGCCCGGCCTGGAAGAAGAATATGAGGAGGCCGCCCGTGAGGCCATCCGCTGGTCCTTGGGAGCCAGGGGCTTCGTGGGCGGCGAGACGCTCATGGAACTCGGGCACAGTGACAGACGCCTGATGATCACCAAATGGCGCGACCTTCGTGCATGGAAGGAGTGGTATAACAGCGAAGAGCGCTCCAGGGTCATGCAGCGCATCTGGCCGTTGCTGACCGAGGATGAATCCATCCGCATCTACGAACCGTCCTACTAG
- the tusA gene encoding sulfurtransferase TusA: MVDTADSPPDFQAELDTSGLYCPEPVMLMHNKVRDMQSGEVLKVVATDPATTRDVPKFCSFLGHELLAQQESGERYLYFIRLG, encoded by the coding sequence ATGGTTGATACTGCCGACTCGCCGCCGGATTTTCAGGCTGAACTGGACACTAGCGGTCTCTACTGCCCGGAACCCGTCATGCTGATGCACAACAAAGTCCGTGACATGCAGTCCGGCGAGGTACTCAAGGTGGTGGCCACTGATCCGGCCACTACCCGGGACGTGCCGAAGTTCTGCAGCTTTCTTGGACATGAGCTGCTGGCTCAGCAGGAGTCGGGCGAACGTTACCTCTACTTTATCCGCTTAGGCTGA